The Plasmodium berghei ANKA genome assembly, chromosome: 12 genome contains a region encoding:
- a CDS encoding kinesin-4, putative, protein MGEYLGNKDKNGSYEQNSQKNKKGDQSIFDIEPDKHEHLNYNVFLKDVNKNIESNSLMDNKIDINNYNIEFNKNVAINIQNENTRLFNSKIDMHNDDEIIQNKKRESENVNTFLSTAKDIESVFDNYSSSNDEKIGVNKINQYKNYDEICDLSDNNGEILSDQNNREGEEGTSFDKNNCQVVVRIRPKKKGEKFCDDFGKSVNCNDEKNIKYNNNCICINNQKFLFDKVFKQETQQEDVYSYLSDNFLENLFEGYNCTIFAYGQTGSGKTYTMGFDYINKVTENIGILPRFLNDIFNMIDKKQKTNNVTFDTSCTYIEIYNEEIIDLIDFTEEDYDEKIGNKCNTSTIGTFINNKDLKINNKKKNNNNKLNKHISIREDINKKEIILMGVKTAKVSNVNDSFAILHKGNLLRTTERTFMNDKSSRSHAIFTINLIQKKNVIVENGTTNEINVNADIENAKNIKKGNQKINSDINDLTNAPLNERIINTSESNNVNKIEENEKKEEIICSKLHFVDLAGSERAKRTETKGNRLKEAININYGLLSLSNVIYGLSNKKKAQHIPYRNSKLTRILQDSLGGNSKTVMIACISIEASDFYETFSTVKYAARTKKIKNNPIINYDMNNLIINDLRKQLFNLNLELKKYKVECKDKCNFADDKKLKELSDQNCILLKKIKNLNIKRKKLMCLIFYYISLIRKNYVNQVNSPIYSINDPECYIPPKLANIEKNQKDFDVIPSSNSEVSSITNIKKNDKLYNLDSIKNSKIGCQNNYLDRINCKKENNNEMTSNVIPHKKNKQTDLEFVNELLPENDSTIKRIISTTDNGVEQNEKKEVPIKLNKVCGMCEKINIIEGNEETKDFDFSFLENKYLFLNLEKDKKYVEEIFRQYELNKFNEKKLNDLNKKYINIFEKNKEYEKKINELNKIIKKMKKGSKIKLNEKYNKEKCGKSGNDPQGKNCYKFFFPKKDNNDKKKMTKKKIKKNYNNNSRHSIYEDTGKSFNSLNKLKSAYNLFWGNKIRKGYYSEIELESEIKNQIKRKRTEKEIRECYTDTDISSNIKNNTAFVEYIVNYLNGNKNEKDWYFQVLREYKKRKEMLSKMNNKNDKDDQMLKNQDGNKNSLGKNYHDFVFSNLFFSSNNIYGDLFDHSEKLKKKFDKKMVIKERKKKNGPNFNNKDYHCYDKNESTNNDDEISDNCDLKYSKSCIEESLHEFKNIQTKIKYKQFNSSENESHRNMYSNSSDHINVSPNFLKNKLNKLQKIIKQDICKIKQVNKEKKEYNTKNEILTNSIVDLKKKLQYLQINSNNNNKNCKNIESMKQNLTKITKEKEKIQKKLNENEQQIKHLKVDIMKMKNNFLKTSTLLKEEQKKHNNIIQKKENLITKLHEREEIYINKLKKKEEISKQAYSKLLKRNKELIEQLKQLKKKQNIHDKVEKNESKNINLIRNITNNKYKKKFKKNDQIIEEKTENLIDQSNLVDEVNIAPITINEKMKKEINMNTDMECDTESDKNNLDPSGEWEISTIDSIFSDCINSACKNSDISVFLKKRNNSLAQSINKVKDEEYVFQNILKNDIKKNKFLKDFLKKKNTKKKISPIRIKLENEKFMNKNVSKILQALYVKRQNEGEDNEKNEIVDGQNYESINLVVDIGERNKDTEKSLANKFYEEKIDEDVLYYEEKLKESNENIKNLKRNLIKKKEEVMLQKVVKYLLKKLCYNYKKRKENEKKVNSLKKFIYSENLFISKIYNNFVFTNDLLLNNSTMSPPDQLFKKNDYFSQFYSKKLSIENIKYDDHFKNQKNYEILKQGKNILNSRFLEGTENSTNFNPNSTAYLYKTNNLDNEFLENPISKYKRRNTYSLYKEMGTNYEQNNNEINLKKRSNKSRLMENIYLDHCSKKRMILSSFTNPNVLNENNQKPSNNLYDTDKLNMEKNNNRFVNPNYDYIGYENIKSSDPLNHENDIDTQVEISNKRIINLINKKIDQKKFENLINYCENNKECIKKLGEKNNYPGLKVLFDMPLNSYIKRKSIDNCYILYSDQNEEKDENCNEIVNNLGNQNYTENLSQFISPNNKNKKDAIYYETVNKASISSIEDPEKINNPDNIYVAGHTESNINNECNNQDVDINKVNTNEESEAYGIINKPEISKIKKNINKICTMVPKKIKNNENNKNICKEMEKKCNSNLVKENVTKDYTETINAKLTNNNDKVKNSLMVDGKDKKTKNRSINLKTKIRKIETKNSIPSKGETIDEEKKRTSNNKSGKNNKNLMINGEGNNLCNPTKCIGQMIDKNKGNEMNNRNCTGVETEQNNSFNCEIDQEYLKEMEKIHEESINTFKNKIKDITIKVDTLRNINNAEGKYTNSIYGNNTSIYNRGNNISYENYNYYENLNTGGNSYNNLISEKSYKNMCIKNCHKYGVSGLCVKETNNNTLQFLSSSLNSIKLWDNKKEIWNYEHINIKNEKSTFINSLIISFQNNCFFAGINSYVHLFDIRISPKFLQKYYYSDKNDGSLLVSLLSDRSNYIPFILHHGNSNGETPDPTLLNNRNELIDEPDALSSFFPTEGSYKGNDNGNVHENVKNNQTNNLNENETYDGQYNNRENCENENIANHNYISNIGDQNSKDKLKIIKEVENFQSEYCICACGNENFIKVFDIRKNGDNMWLAKIPVTNKIEYITHIPMKKNTKSNFKNTNILKNIIIASRDKTVKIWKKGWVSFYPPSYDWCTSLSYFPLTDLIQNKNHSYNINENFDENKNIFSNYDSLVVSGSRDSHLRFWLYSTDGASNEFNKFMKIIKNAHKVDITCVSKYQGNNFITTDRDGFIQMWDCNIFFKETDKFLVGMDLHNICMNLMVNKIGKMFRHSTSPINKIAYHENTFLTASNDGSIKIFYEK, encoded by the exons atgggCGAATATTTAGGgaataaagataaaaatggaagttatgaacaaaatagccaaaaaaacaaaaaggGAGATCAGAGCATTTTTGATATCGAACCTGATAAACATGAGCATTTAAATTACAATGTGTTTTTAAAagatgtaaataaaaatatagaaagcAATTCATTAATGGATAACAAAATTGATATAAACAATTACAATATcgaatttaataaaaatgtcgCCATAAACATTCAGAATGAAAATACTCGATTATTTAATAGCAAAATTGATATGCACAATGATGATGagataatacaaaataagAAACGTGAGTctgaaaatgtaaatacatttttatctaCTGCAAAAGACATAGAATCGGtttttgataattattCAAGTTctaatgatgaaaaaattggagtaaataaaataaatcagtataaaaattatgatgaaATTTGTGATTTAAGTGATAATAATGGGGAAATATTAAGTGATCAAAATAATCGAGAAGGTGAGGAGGGAACTagttttgataaaaataattgccAAGTTGTTGTAAGGATTCgaccaaaaaaaaaaggagaaAAATTTTGTGATGATTTCGGAAAAAGTGTAAATTgtaatgatgaaaaaaatataaaatataataataattgcatatgtataaataatcaaaaatttttatttgataaagTATTTAAACAAGAAACTCAGCAAGAAGATGTTTATTCTTATTTGtctgataattttttagaaaatttatttgagGGTTATAATTGTACAATATTTGCTTATGGGCAAACTGGTTCAGGTAAAACATATACTATGGGAtttgattatataaataaagtaaCAGAAAATATTGGTATTTTGCCAAgatttttaaatgatatatttaatatgattgataaaaaacaaaaaacaaataatgtAACTTTTGATACATCATGCACATatattgaaatatataacgaAGAAATAATAGATCTTATCGATTTTACTGAAGAAGattatgatgaaaaaattggaaataaatgtaatacTTCAACTATTGGtacttttattaataataaggatttaaaaataaataataaaaaaaaaaataataataataaattaaataaacatatatcaataagagaagatataaataaaaaggaaataattttgatggGGGTTAAAACTGCTAAAGTTTCAAATGTAAATGATTCATTTGCAATTTTACATAAAGGAAATTTATTAAGAACAACAGAAAGGACATTTATGAATGATAAATCGAGTAGATCACATGcaatttttacaattaacttaattcaaaaaaaaaatgtaatagtGGAAAATGGGACaacaaatgaaataaatgtCAATGCAGATATAgaaaatgcaaaaaatataaaaaaaggaaatcaAAAAATCAATAGTGATATAAATGATTTGACTAATGCACCTTTGAATGAACGAATAATTAACACATCCGAATCAaataatgttaataaaatagaagaaaatgaaaaaaaagaagaaataatTTGCTCTAAACTTCATTTTGTTGATTTGGCAGGAAGTGAAAGGGCAAAAAGAACTGAAACAAAAGGAAACAGATTGAAAGAAGCAatcaatattaattatgGTTTATTGTCATTAAGTAATGTTATATATGGTTTgtctaataaaaaaaaagctcAACATATACCATATAGAAATTCTAAATTAACAAGAATATTACAAGACTCATTAGGAGGTAATAGTAAAACTGTTATGATTGCATGCATAAGTATCGAAGCTTCTGATTTTTATGAAACTTTTAGCACAGTTAAATATGCAGCAAGgactaaaaaaataaaaaacaatccaataataaattatgatatgaataatttaataattaatgaTCTAAGAaaacaattatttaatttaaatttagaattaaaaaaatataaagttGAGTGTAAAGACAAATGCAATTTTGctgatgataaaaaattaaaagagtTATCTGATCAAAATTGtatacttttaaaaaaaattaaaaatctaaatattaaaagaaaaaaattaatgtgtttaatattttattatatatccttaatacgaaaaaattatgttaaTCAGGTCAATTCTCCTATTTACTCTATTAACGATCCAGAATGTTATATTCCCCCAAAATTAGCTAACATAGAAAAGAATCAAAAAGATTTTGATGTAATTCCTTCCAGCAATTCTGAAGTATCATCtattacaaatattaagaaaaatgataaaCTCTATAATTTAGATTCCATAAAAAACAGCAAAATTGGTTgtcaaaataattatttagaTAGAATCAATTGTAAAAAGGAAAACAACAACGAGATGACAAGCAATGTAATTcctcataaaaaaaacaaacaaacTGATCTCGAATTTGTAAATGAGCTTTTACCAGAAAATGATTCTACAATAAAGAGAATCATAAGTACTACTGATAATGGTGTTGAACAAAATGAGAAGAAAGAGGTGccaataaaattaaataaagttTGTGGAATGTGTGAAAAAATCAATATAATAGAAGGAAATGAAGAAACTAAAGATTTCGATTTTAGCtttttggaaaataaatatttatttttaaatttagaaaaagataaaaaatatgtagaAGAGATTTTTAGACAATATGagttaaataaatttaatgaaaaaaaattaaatgatctaaataaaaaatatattaatatttttgaaaaaaataaagaatatgaaaaaaaaattaatgaactaaataaaattattaaaaaaatgaaaaaaggttcaaaaattaaattaaatgaaaaatataataaagaaaagtGTGGGAAATCAGGCAACGATCCTCAAGGTAAAAATTGttacaaatttttttttcccaaaaaggataataatgataaaaaaaaaatgacaaaaaaaaaaattaaaaaaaattacaataataatagcaGGCATAGTATTTATGAAGATACTGGAAAATCATTCAATTCTTTGAATAAACTTAAAAGTGCatacaatttattttggGGTAATAAAATTCGGAAGGGTTATTATAGCGAGATTGAATTAGAAAgcgaaataaaaaatcaaattaaaCGGAAAAGAacagaaaaagaaataagGGAATGTTATACAGACACAGATATTAGTAgtaatatcaaaaataatacagcTTTTGTGGAATATATAgtgaattatttaaatggaaataaaaatgaaaaagattGGTATTTTCAAGTTTTAAgggaatataaaaaaagaaaggaAATGTTAtcaaaaatgaataataaaaatgataaggATGATCAAATGTTGAAAAATCAggatggaaataaaaattctttGGGTAAAAATTATCATGATTTTGTCTTTtcgaatttatttttttcaagtaataatatttatggcgatttatttgatcattcagaaaaattaaaaaaaaaatttgacaaaaaaatggtaataaaagagagaaaaaaaaaaaatggaccaaattttaataataaggATTATCATTGTTATGACAAAAACGAATCCacaaataatgatgatgaAATTTCTGATAATTGtgatttaaaatattcaaaaagtTGTATAGAAGAATCGTTACACGAGTTTAAAAATATccaaacaaaaataaaatataaacaatttaataGTAGTGAAAATGAGTCCCATAGAAATATGTACTCAAATAGCAGTGatcatataaatgtatctccaaattttttgaaaaataaattaaataaattgcaaaaaataataaaacaagaTATTTGTAAAATCAAACAAGTtaataaagaaaagaaGGAATACAACACCAAAAATGAGATACTAACTAATAGCATTGTtgatttgaaaaaaaaattacaatatttacaaataaatagtaataataataataaaaattgtaaaaatatcgAATCAATGAAACaaaatttaacaaaaataacaaaagaaaaagaaaaaattcaaaaaaaattaaatgaaaatgaacaacaaataaaacatttaaaaGTCGATAtcatgaaaatgaaaaacaactttttaaaaacaagcacacttttaaaagaagagcaaaaaaaacataataatattatacagaaaaaagaaaacttAATAACAAAACTGCATGAAAGAGaagaaatttatattaataaattaaaaaagaaagaagaAATAAGTAAACAAGCATATTCTAAATTGCTTAAGCGTAATAAAGAATTAATTGAGCAATTAAAacaattgaaaaaaaaacaaaatatccATGATAAggttgaaaaaaatgaaagcaaaaatattaatctCATTCGAAATATTAcgaataataaatataaaaaaaaatttaaaaaaaatgatcaAATTATTGAAGAAAAGACAGAAAATTTAATAGATCAATCAAATTTAGTTGATGAGGTAAATATTGCACCAATTAccataaatgaaaaaatgaaaaaagaaatcaATATGAATACCGATATGGAATGTGATACTGAAAGTGATAAGAATAATTTAGATCCTAGCGGAGAATGGGAAATTTCAACAATAGATAGTATTTTTTCTGATTGTATAAATTCAGCATGTAAAAATTCTGATATTTCagtatttttgaaaaagaGAAACAACAGTTTAGCACAGTCGATAAATAAGGTTAAAGATGAAGAATATGTGTTTcagaatattttaaaaaatgatataaaaaaaaataaatttctgaaggattttttaaaaaaaaaaaatacaaaaaaaaaaatatcacctattagaataaaattagaaaatgaaaaatttatgaataaaaatgtatccAAAATATTGCAAGCATTATATGTGAAAAGACAAAATGAAGGGGAAGATAATgagaaaaatgaaatagtAGATGGACAAAATTATGAATCGATAAATTTGGTAGTAGATATAGGGGAAAGAAATAAAGACACTGAAAAATCGCTAgcaaacaaattttatgaagaaaaaattgatgaagatgttttatattatgaagaaaaattaaaagaatccaatgaaaatataaaaaatttaaaaagaaatttgattaaaaaaaaagaagaagtGATGCTACAAAAAgttgtaaaatatttattaaaaaaattatgttataattataaaaaaaggaaagaaaatgaaaaaaaagtaaattctttaaaaaaatttatttattcagaaaatttatttatatcaaaaatttataataattttgtttttacaAATGATTTGTTATTGAATAATTCTACTATGTCACCACCTGATcaactttttaaaaaaaatgattatttttctcaattttattcaaaaaaattgtctatagaaaatataaaatatgatgatcattttaaaaatcaaaaaaattatgaaattCTTAAACagggaaaaaatattctcAATTCCAGATTTTTGGAAGGCACAGAAAACAGCACAAATTTTAATCCTAACAGCActgcatatttatataagacaaataatttagatAATGAGTTTTTGGAAAATCcaatttcaaaatataagaGAAGGAACACTTATAGTTTATACAAAGAAATGGGTACAAATTacgaacaaaataataatgaaatcaatttaaaaaaaagaagtaATAAATCGAGATtaatggaaaatatttactTAGACCATTGTAGCAAAAAAAGGATGATTTTATCTAGTTTTACTAACCCGAACGTactaaatgaaaataatcaaaaacCTTCAAACAATTTATATGATActgataaattaaatatggaaaaaaataacaatcGTTTTGTAAACCCCAATTATGATTATATTGGATATGAAAATATCAAAAGTTCGGATCCGTTAAATcatgaaaatgatattgATACACAAGTTGAGATATCCAATAAGcgaattattaatttgataaataaaaaaatagaccaaaaaaaatttgaaaatcttataaattattgcgaaaataataaggaatgtataaaaaaattaggagaaaaaaataattaccCAGGATTAAAAGTTTTATTTGATATGCCCTTGAATTCTTATATTAAACGTAAGTCAATAGATAATtgctatatattatattctgatcaaaatgaagaaaaagatgaaaattGTAACGAAATAGTGAATAATTTGGGGAACCAAAATTATACAGAAAATTTGTCTCAATTTATTTCTccaaacaataaaaataaaaaagatgctatatattatgaaacGGTAAATAAAGCATCCATTAGTTCTATCGAAGATcctgaaaaaataaacaaccCAGACAACATTTATGTGGCAGGGCATACGGAgagtaatataaataatgagtGCAATAATCAAGATGTTGATATAAACAAAGTCAATACAAATGAAGAGAGTGAGGCATATGGAATTATAAACAAACCAGAAATAagcaaaattaaaaaaaatataaacaaaatttgCACAATGGTTcccaaaaaaattaaaaataatgagaataataaaaatatatgtaaagaaatggagaaaaaatgtaatagtAATTTagtaaaagaaaatgttACAAAAGATTATACAGAAACAATAAATGCAAAACttactaataataatgataaggTAAAAAATAGTTTGATGGTTGATGGAAaggataaaaaaacaaaaaatcgatcaataaatttaaagacaaaaataagaaaaatagaaacaaaaaattctATTCCATCTAAAGGAGAAACTAtagatgaagaaaaaaaaagaacaagtaataataaaagtggaaaaaataataaaaatttaatgataaatggtgaaggaaataatttatgtaaTCCAACAAAATGTATTGGACAAATgatagataaaaataaaggaaaTGAAATGAACAATAGAAATTGTACTGGTGTTGAAACAGAACAAAATAACTCATTTAATTGTGAAATAGATCaggaatatttaaaagagatggaaaaaatacatgAAGAAAGTATtaatacatttaaaaataaaataaaagatataacTATTAAAGTTGATACATtaagaaatattaataatgcagaaggaaaatatactaattccatatatggaaataacactagtatatataatcgagggaataatatttcctatgaaaattataactattatgaaaatttaaatactGGTGGGAACAGCtacaataatttaatatcaGAAAAAAGCTACAAAAATATgtgcataaaaaattgtcaTAAATATGGAGTAAGTGGTTTATGTGTAAAGGAAACAAACAATAATACATTGCAATTTTTAAGTAGCTCATTAAATAGTATTAAATTATgggataataaaaaagagaTATGGAACTATgagcatataaatataaaaaacgaaaaaagtacatttataaatagcttaattatatcttttcaaaataattgtttttttgcTGGCATTAATAGTTATGtacatttatttgatattaGAATAAGTCcaaaatttttacaaaaatattattatagtgataaaaatgatggAAGTTTATTAGTTTCTCTTTTAAGTGATAGATCTAATTATATTCCTTTTATATTGCACCATGGGAATTCAAACGGTGAAACACCGGACCCAACGTTATTGAACAATCGAAATGAACTAATTGATGAGCCTGATGCtttatcttcattttttcctaCTGAGGGATCATACAAGGGAAATGATAATGGAAATGTTCatgaaaatgttaaaaataatcaaactaataatttaaatgaaaatgagaCATACGATGggcaatataataatagagaaaattgtgaaaatgaaaatattgcAAATCATAACTATATATCTAATATTGGGGATCAAAACTCAAAAGATAaactaaaaataataaaagaagtAGAAAATTTTCAATCCGAATATTGTATATGCGCATGtggaaatgaaaattttataaaagtttttgatataagaaaaaatggTGATAATATGTGGCTAGCTAAAATACCGgtaacaaataaaatagaataTATAACGCATATACccatgaaaaaaaatacaaaaagcaattttaaaaatacaaatatattaaaaaatattataatagcAAGCCGAGACAAAACtgtaaaaatatggaaaaagGGATGGGTATCTTTTTATCCACCATCTTATGATTGGTGCACATCCCTTTCCTATTTTCCTCTTACAGATTtgatacaaaataaaaatcactcatataatattaatgaaaattttgatgaaaataaaaatattttttcaaattatgATTCATTAGTTGTATCTGGAAGTAGGGATTCTCATCTTCGTTTTTGGCTTTATTCAACAGATGGAGCATCAAatgaatttaataaatttatgaaaataattaaaaatgctCACAAAGTTGATATAACATGCGTGTCGAAATATCAAGGAAATAACTTTATTACAACGGACAG AGACGGATTCATTCAAATGTGGGActgtaatattttctttaagGAAACAGACAAATTTTTAGTGGGGATGGATctacataatatatgcatgaaTCTTATggttaataaaattggaaaaatGTTCAG acaTTCCACAAGCCCTATCAATAAAATTGCCTATCATGAAAATACCTTTTTGACAGCATCCAATGATGGATCAATTAAGATTTTTTATGAGAAATAA
- a CDS encoding heptatricopeptide repeat-containing protein, putative — MKRVLEKNRFRIIHKFTRLYNSTGTNEHRKNNNSIVKNDNSIINYKMILGVKKIEISNLSSLCRDFHNIFRINKYALLKYTNDILPFIKYLRTSEIAMILHHYAHINYNNINFYNNLWNQIIDKLYDIDCKELALIIYSMGKIKYLNNKDMILLFESEIKKWINKLSGRDCSLILKGLNNLNYNNNNIYSIIYDRILTISDDLNLLDICIILNTHSKSKNININIFEILLNKSLSFYSFLNEQCIASLLWSVSNASIKSEKYFSLLTLKLRLLMHEKLIKISEISQEKTPDHDVQNVDIKKDGTRDKAPINDPNNSKLLERPKKNVDQSQKIVEQNNQGKITNDNDNFFENYNEVISESQPYDSEDKQDDDNLKSLNYEISMNSSCKYENLIPSIIYSFGKQRTYLKNNININKKLYNHIINSYNAQNYINKSPVDTVHIFDTSRNFLRDKNVFNNSNINDKNKTKLKKYQNKIYYEHIIFIINNYLTYFINNVHYNDLKNILFGIAKIEMYIDKKLFNHIFELIILHVKKNMYKSYEIINLSRSLSLLPHVPTNIWIDIFEFYKNKFVSNTSVKNNCYLFYIFSFVKKKLNNYNFDLCLIEHINKKIVSINEDDVINVIKALINLNYYNNELVNNISNYIEKNYTAFNLIDIVYILKYFTSMDLRNTNIFSLFALTVKKNNTKHNYAIISTISSFYLQMNIFPKTIEDILLQEKKSSEICFKTEEIICDE; from the exons atgaaaagagttttggaaaaaaatagattTAGAATAATCCATAAATTTACAAGGCTTTATAATAGTACTGGGACTAATGAgcatagaaaaaataataactcTATTGTTAAGAATGATAATTCAATAATAAACTACAAAATGATATTAGgggttaaaaaaattgagaTTTCCAACTTATCATCATTGTGCAGAGactttcataatatttttcgaataaataaatatgcattgctaaaatatacaaatgatatattaccatttataaaatatttaagaaCAAGTGAAATTGCTATGATTTTACACCATTATGcacatataaattataataatataaatttttataataatttatggAATCAAATCATagataaattatatgatataGATTGTAAAGAGCTAGCtttgattatatatagtatgggtaaaataaaatatttaaataataaagatatgattttactttttgaaagtgaaataaaaaaatggataaataaattaagtGGCAGAGATTGctcattaatattaaaaggattgaacaatttaaattataataataataatatatattcaataaTTTATGATAGAATATTAACTATTTCTGATGATCTTAACTTATTAgacatatgtataatacTTAATACACATAGTAaatctaaaaatataaacataaatatatttgaaattttattaaataaatctTTATCATTctattcttttttaaatgagCAATGTATTGCTTCATTATTATGGAGTGTTAGTAATGCCAGTATAAAATccgaaaaatatttttcccTCCTTACCCTCAAACTCAGATTGTTAATGCATGAAAAGTTAATCAAAATTTCCGAGATCAGTCAAGAAAAAACACCTGATCACGATGTACAGAATGTCgacataaaaaaagatgGGACCCGAGATAAAGCCCCAATTAACGACCCCAACAACAGCAAACTCTTAGAACgaccaaaaaaaaatgtagatCAGTCCCAAAAAATTGTAGAACAGAATAATCAAGGGAAAATTACTAATGacaatgataatttttttgaaaattataatgaagTCATTTCAGAATCACAACCATATGATAGTGAAGATAAACAAGATgatgataatttaaaaagtttAAATTACGAGATAAGTATGAACAGTTCAtgtaaatatgaaaatttaatacCTTCGATTATCTATTCATTTGGAAAACAACgaacatatttaaaaaataatataaatataaataaaaaattatataatcatattattaacagTTATAATGctcaaaattatataaataaatcgCCAGTTGATACTGtgcatatatttgatacgtctcgaaattttttaagagataaaaatgtgtttaataatagtaatattaatgataaaaataaaacaaaattaaaaaaatatcaaaataaaatatattatgaacatattatttttataataaataactacttaacatattttataaacaatGTGCATtataatgatttaaaaaatatattatttgggATAGCAAAAATAGAAATGtatatagataaaaaattatttaatcatatttttgaattaattatacttcatgttaaaaaaaatatgtataaaagttatgaaataattaatttatcaaGATCTTTATCCTTATTGCCACATGTACCCACAAATATATGGATAGacatttttgaattttacaaaaataagtTTGTTTCAAATACAagtgtaaaaaataattgctatctattttatatattttcttttgttaaaaaaaaattaaataattataattttgatttatgtttaattgagcatataaataaaaaaattgttagtATTAATGAGGATGATGtaataaatgtaataaaagCTTTGATCAAtcttaattattataacaaCGAATTAGTAAATAACatatcaaattatatagaaaaaaattatacagcttttaatttaatagatattgtatatatattaaaatatttcacaTCCATGGATTTAAggaatacaaatattttctcATTATTTGCTTTAacagttaaaaaaaataatacaaaacaTAATTATGCTATAATTTCAACAATCTCgtctttttatttacag ATGAATATATTCCCTAAAACAATTGAggatatattattacaggaaaaaaaaagtagtGAAATTTGTTTCAAAACTGAAGAAATTATTTGTgatgaataa